Proteins from a genomic interval of Desulfitibacter alkalitolerans DSM 16504:
- a CDS encoding ABC transporter substrate-binding protein, producing MNSSKKIVMAIGLVLLVLMIAVGCGGGGAPKGSDTSQEPEMQERIIRSTEATVPVIDPGVGSDYASSIAFANLYDTLVFPNHDGTLSPWLATYWEADDGGLVWTFYLREGVKFHNGDELTAEDVVFSMNRMLTIGEGYGYLFSGVVKKAEALDTHTVRFTLDKPFGPFLSTLVRLYILNASEVMANLGDGPYGDMGDYGKNWLITNDAGSGPYMVKELKMQEYLHGTAFKDYWAGWEADAPEAFMILGTTSGQTVRTLINRRELEITDQWQTKEALDALEKIPGVAVNSVFSGTNLNIMLNTKVPPTDDVHFRRALSYVFDYDVVVDQLFPGSAKSRGPVPANLPGHNPDIPEQARNLAKAQEELAKSKYADRLNDYPVELVWIAEVPDEEKVAMLLQSNAGEIGIKVDVVRMPWLSFVDLVTTMENTPNASIVFVSSHYNEAGSILESRYHSRSTGTWEQGEWLMDPEIDKAIDEAIGTVDFNERMQKYMGIQEKIVELAPTLWVFDQAEKRAYQEDYIYWPAAELTKAGKPVTSVMGYQFYYRDFKVYPDRIPK from the coding sequence GTGAACAGCAGTAAAAAAATTGTAATGGCAATTGGTCTGGTTTTACTGGTTTTGATGATTGCTGTTGGATGTGGAGGGGGTGGGGCTCCTAAAGGAAGTGACACATCCCAGGAACCTGAAATGCAGGAAAGGATAATAAGAAGCACTGAAGCAACTGTACCGGTTATTGACCCTGGAGTAGGCTCAGATTATGCAAGCTCAATAGCCTTTGCAAATCTATATGACACATTGGTATTTCCAAACCATGACGGCACCTTGAGTCCATGGCTGGCTACTTATTGGGAGGCTGATGATGGAGGCCTGGTATGGACCTTCTACCTTAGAGAGGGGGTAAAGTTTCATAACGGTGACGAGCTAACTGCCGAAGACGTGGTATTTTCTATGAACAGGATGCTCACCATTGGGGAAGGGTATGGTTACTTGTTTAGTGGTGTTGTAAAAAAAGCTGAGGCACTAGACACCCATACAGTTAGATTTACTTTAGATAAGCCCTTTGGCCCCTTCCTGTCAACCCTGGTAAGACTCTATATTTTAAATGCCAGTGAGGTCATGGCTAACCTGGGAGATGGACCTTACGGCGACATGGGGGATTATGGTAAAAACTGGCTTATCACCAATGATGCCGGTAGTGGACCGTATATGGTAAAAGAGCTGAAAATGCAGGAGTATTTACATGGAACTGCCTTTAAAGATTACTGGGCTGGCTGGGAGGCAGATGCTCCTGAAGCTTTTATGATTTTAGGAACAACCTCTGGTCAAACTGTTAGGACCTTGATAAATAGAAGAGAGCTTGAGATTACTGACCAGTGGCAGACAAAGGAAGCCCTGGATGCCTTAGAAAAGATACCAGGGGTTGCAGTTAACTCGGTATTTTCAGGAACTAACCTGAACATAATGCTAAATACCAAGGTACCTCCTACTGATGATGTGCATTTCCGCAGAGCCCTGTCTTATGTTTTTGACTATGATGTGGTGGTTGACCAGCTGTTCCCAGGCTCAGCAAAATCAAGGGGTCCTGTGCCCGCTAACCTGCCGGGACATAATCCTGATATTCCAGAGCAGGCAAGAAATCTGGCAAAGGCGCAGGAGGAACTGGCAAAATCCAAATATGCTGACAGGCTTAATGATTATCCAGTGGAGCTGGTCTGGATTGCAGAGGTTCCTGATGAAGAGAAGGTAGCCATGCTCCTCCAATCAAATGCAGGGGAAATTGGCATCAAGGTTGATGTGGTAAGGATGCCCTGGTTGTCCTTTGTGGATCTTGTAACTACAATGGAGAACACACCTAATGCCAGTATAGTATTTGTTTCTTCCCATTATAATGAAGCTGGGTCTATCCTGGAATCAAGGTACCATTCAAGGTCAACGGGAACCTGGGAGCAGGGAGAGTGGCTCATGGATCCTGAAATAGATAAGGCTATTGATGAAGCCATTGGCACAGTTGATTTCAATGAGCGCATGCAAAAATACATGGGTATTCAAGAAAAGATAGTAGAGCTTGCTCCCACATTGTGGGTTTTTGACCAGGCTGAAAAGAGAGCTTACCAGGAGGATTATATATACTGGCCGGCTGCAGAGCTGACTAAAGCAGGTAAGCCTGTAACCTCTGTAATGGGCTACCAGTTCTACTACCGTGATTTCAAGGTTTATCCTGACAGGATACCCAAGTAA